A single window of Microbispora hainanensis DNA harbors:
- a CDS encoding DUF6461 domain-containing protein — MSDADFTPLRVTQVAYGRDIDLAIREWARANGHPISDCGRVGHGLVEAFFAANPDVYERAEKTEAVHAAARMPGASPEDYAWQDEGPLGPIYTITLVRGVEEYEVLRRLGAAPEHIRLIDVDEYPDSSRTEIVTVRRAGDWTIVIEECGWLGVQREVIGKLSRDGEEAVAVMRHDYAARHDFAYALDGELVTGFDPSQPGTRWGTAPDRLNRHLRQLGIDPATDDWIDNAIQAVLALAGRISGVVVTPAHIERPVLGAAFFR, encoded by the coding sequence ATGTCCGACGCCGACTTCACTCCGCTCCGTGTCACCCAGGTGGCGTACGGGCGTGACATCGACTTGGCGATCCGGGAGTGGGCGCGGGCCAATGGACACCCGATCAGCGATTGCGGCCGGGTCGGTCACGGGCTCGTCGAGGCATTCTTCGCTGCCAACCCTGACGTGTATGAGCGGGCTGAGAAGACCGAGGCGGTGCATGCCGCCGCCCGCATGCCCGGTGCCTCGCCGGAGGACTATGCGTGGCAGGACGAGGGCCCGCTGGGACCGATCTACACGATCACCCTCGTCAGGGGAGTGGAGGAGTACGAGGTGCTGCGGCGGTTGGGCGCCGCCCCGGAACACATCCGCCTGATCGACGTGGATGAGTACCCCGACTCCAGCCGCACAGAGATCGTCACGGTACGGCGGGCGGGAGATTGGACCATCGTGATCGAGGAGTGCGGCTGGCTCGGCGTGCAACGCGAGGTCATCGGTAAGCTGTCCCGCGATGGCGAGGAGGCTGTCGCCGTGATGCGACACGATTACGCCGCCAGGCACGACTTCGCCTACGCCCTCGACGGTGAGCTCGTCACCGGTTTCGATCCGAGCCAACCCGGAACCCGCTGGGGCACCGCACCCGACCGGCTCAACCGGCATCTTCGCCAGCTCGGCATCGACCCGGCCACCGACGACTGGATCGACAACGCCATCCAGGCCGTCCTCGCGCTTGCCGGCCGAATCTCCGGCGTCGTGGTCACACCCGCGCACATCGAGCGTCCCGTTCTCGGTGCTGCATTCTTCCGTTGA
- a CDS encoding DUF6458 family protein — translation MGFGASLAFIAVGAVLAFAVKWDVPGIDLQMIGWILMTVGVVGMVLTGRYTRRPRTEETVETIEPDTMYTVDPAAEPHVHVQETQPHTAVHPGERHVHVREETTHLPRDGA, via the coding sequence ATGGGCTTCGGGGCCAGTCTCGCCTTCATCGCGGTCGGCGCGGTTCTCGCGTTCGCCGTCAAATGGGACGTTCCTGGAATCGACCTGCAAATGATCGGCTGGATTCTCATGACCGTGGGGGTCGTCGGCATGGTGCTGACCGGCCGTTACACCCGCCGTCCGCGGACGGAGGAGACGGTGGAGACCATCGAGCCGGACACGATGTACACCGTGGACCCGGCGGCCGAGCCGCACGTCCACGTCCAGGAGACCCAGCCGCACACCGCCGTCCACCCGGGCGAGCGCCATGTGCACGTACGCGAGGAAACCACGCACCTGCCCCGCGACGGCGCGTGA